From a single Candidatus Microthrix subdominans genomic region:
- a CDS encoding SDR family NAD(P)-dependent oxidoreductase, which yields MEDAHGEPRTALIFGGTSEIALAIARKLIDGRLRQVVLAVRDPEDERTVQARADLQRAGATSVDVVAFDALAPETHQAVVAAAVEAVGDLDLVVLAHGQLGDQESLVDDPVGAALLVNVNFAGVVSAGLAAAARLRGQGHGRLLVISSVAGIRPRATNYLYGSTKAGVDAFGRGLSDDLEGSGVRVSVLRPGFVRSRMTEGMEEQPFTVDPDEVAEAAVTGMLKDHRVIWAPAALQGVFGVMSVLPGPIWRRLSKR from the coding sequence TTGGAAGACGCACACGGCGAGCCGCGCACCGCCCTGATCTTCGGCGGTACGTCGGAGATCGCACTGGCCATCGCCCGCAAGCTGATCGATGGTCGCCTGCGTCAGGTGGTGCTGGCGGTGCGCGACCCCGAGGACGAGCGCACCGTGCAGGCCCGCGCCGACCTCCAACGGGCGGGCGCCACCTCGGTCGACGTGGTTGCCTTCGACGCGTTGGCCCCCGAGACCCACCAGGCGGTGGTGGCCGCAGCGGTGGAGGCCGTCGGTGACCTCGACCTGGTCGTGTTGGCCCACGGCCAGCTCGGCGATCAGGAGTCGCTGGTCGACGACCCGGTCGGCGCCGCGCTCCTGGTCAACGTCAACTTTGCCGGTGTCGTGTCCGCCGGCCTGGCCGCCGCCGCCCGCCTGCGGGGGCAGGGCCATGGTCGGTTGCTGGTGATCTCGTCGGTCGCCGGCATCCGTCCTCGAGCGACCAACTACCTGTACGGGTCGACCAAGGCCGGGGTGGACGCCTTTGGCCGCGGCCTGTCCGACGACCTCGAGGGCTCCGGGGTGCGGGTGTCGGTGCTGCGTCCCGGGTTCGTGCGTTCCCGCATGACCGAGGGCATGGAGGAGCAACCGTTCACCGTCGACCCCGACGAGGTGGCCGAGGCCGCGGTGACCGGCATGTTGAAGGACCACCGGGTGATCTGGGCGCCCGCTGCGTTGCAGGGTGTCTTCGGTGTGATGTCGGTGTTGCCCGGTCCGATCTGGCGTCGTCTGTCCAAGCGGTGA
- a CDS encoding glycosyltransferase family 39 protein — MPESTPVVGRWPAGWAGGSESAEAVIAESHVTARPGVTARPGAALSDRVRRWGPTFLAAVAVRIAYWVVVQPHWIPDSDADQYDKIARSLANGTGYGLQFPQIVHHPTAFRPPLLPLLLTPGHWLFGEALWPGRLLSVILGSTVVVLAGVLAARIGGRRAGYLAALVVMFSPPLLANDTITLTEPLALLLGLAAILLLDEGRYLQAGFVTGLLLLTRPNGYLVVAILALWVWRKLGPRAAVALVAVAACVLVPWLVRNRVQLGTWTLNTSDGFTLAAIYAQPAQAAGTFTDPVLSPAFSDPEVRLSQFNEGEWNALLTDRAIEGITSNPGYIPQVVGSNLPAFFEIDPSRSVVAQRIDGRRLGLLPLVRPLFFLTTILGLVGLARHWRDNRVRVIAAITAQYVVLSLLLVAPPRLRAPFDLACSIGLGLLLGWFADWRWPSDRTRTLRSAERDGLGLRRGPGHLDRGPAEVAGVPTAGIAAGALVPLLPGGVTRSKSPGRVTKGGEAAGTGARGAADQHRAGQIG; from the coding sequence GTGCCAGAATCGACACCGGTGGTCGGGCGCTGGCCAGCCGGTTGGGCCGGGGGGAGTGAGTCCGCTGAAGCAGTCATCGCAGAATCGCACGTCACTGCCCGACCAGGTGTCACTGCCCGACCGGGTGCGGCGCTGTCCGACCGGGTGCGGCGCTGGGGTCCGACCTTTCTGGCCGCGGTCGCCGTTCGGATCGCCTACTGGGTGGTCGTCCAACCCCACTGGATCCCCGATTCCGACGCGGACCAGTACGACAAGATCGCCAGGTCGCTGGCCAACGGCACCGGCTACGGCCTGCAGTTCCCGCAGATCGTGCACCACCCAACCGCGTTCCGGCCACCGCTGCTGCCGCTGCTCTTGACCCCCGGCCACTGGCTGTTCGGCGAGGCGCTGTGGCCCGGGCGGCTGCTCAGCGTGATCCTCGGGAGCACGGTCGTGGTGCTCGCCGGCGTGCTGGCGGCACGCATCGGCGGTCGCCGCGCCGGCTACCTCGCCGCTCTGGTCGTGATGTTCTCGCCCCCACTCCTGGCCAACGACACGATCACCCTCACCGAACCGCTGGCACTGTTGCTGGGCCTGGCGGCGATCCTGCTGCTGGACGAGGGCCGATACCTCCAGGCCGGCTTCGTCACCGGCCTGTTGTTGCTCACCCGCCCCAACGGCTACCTGGTGGTGGCGATCCTGGCGTTGTGGGTGTGGCGCAAGCTGGGCCCCCGGGCCGCAGTCGCGCTGGTCGCCGTCGCCGCATGTGTCCTGGTGCCGTGGCTGGTGCGCAACCGCGTCCAGCTGGGCACGTGGACCCTGAATACCTCCGACGGGTTCACGCTGGCCGCCATCTACGCCCAACCCGCCCAGGCCGCCGGTACTTTTACCGACCCGGTGCTGAGTCCGGCGTTCAGCGACCCGGAGGTTCGCCTGTCCCAGTTCAACGAGGGTGAATGGAACGCGCTACTCACCGATCGGGCCATCGAGGGGATCACCAGCAACCCCGGCTACATCCCCCAGGTCGTCGGCAGCAACCTGCCGGCGTTCTTCGAGATCGACCCGAGCCGTTCGGTCGTCGCCCAGCGGATCGACGGCCGACGCCTCGGTCTGTTGCCGCTCGTGCGACCGTTGTTCTTCCTCACCACGATCCTGGGGCTGGTCGGTCTGGCCAGGCACTGGCGCGACAACCGGGTTCGCGTGATCGCAGCGATCACGGCCCAGTACGTCGTGCTGTCGCTGTTGCTGGTCGCTCCTCCGCGCCTGCGGGCGCCGTTCGACCTGGCCTGCAGCATCGGCCTGGGGCTGTTGCTCGGTTGGTTCGCCGATTGGCGCTGGCCCTCAGACCGGACCCGAACGCTACGGAGCGCCGAGCGAGACGGCCTGGGTCTGCGGCGAGGACCCGGACACCTTGATCGTGGCCCAGCTGAGGTGGCGGGAGTACCGACCGCCGGGATTGCTGCGGGGGCTCTCGTACCCCTTCTGCCAGGTGGCGTAACCCGCTCGAAGAGTCCCGGACGCGTCACGAAAGGCGGTGAGGCCGCCGGGACCGGTGCGCGTGGAGCTGCTGATCAGCATCGGGCCGGCCAGATCGGGTGA